TACGTGATCTTCAGCGCGGGGCGGCCGTCGTCCAGCGTGATCTGCGACGGAGTGCCGCCGAAGGTGCGCTGCTGGCCCAGCACACTGTCCTTGATCATGAAGTGGGTGAGCAGCAGACGGCTGGTGCCGGCGGCGTCCTTGAGCAGCACACTCCCGTCGGTTCCGCCGACGAGCGTGATGCCCTCGGCGGTGAGCGTGACGGGGTCCGCGGCGTGCGCGACACCCGCCGGAAGGAGGGCGGCGCCCGTGGCGACGACGGTGCCCTGGAGGAATCTGCGGCGTGCGACAGACATGGCAGTGCCTTTCTCTTGTCCCGAAGAGGAAGCTGCGATGGGGGAGTTGCGCTGTGGTGCGGGCGTCAGCCCTTGACGCCGGTGAAGCCGAGTCCGGCGACGATGTACTTCTGGCAGACGACGAACACGAGGACCGGCGGCGCGACGGCGAGCACCATCGCGGCGATGAGCTGGTCCTGCGGCGCCTGGGTGGCGAGCTGGGCGAGGGCGACACTGATCGGCTGTTTCTCCGGATCGGTGATCGCGACCAGCGGCCAGATGAAGTCCTTCCAGCTGTGCATGACGGCCAGCAGGCTGATCACGGCGAGCACCGGACGGCTCATCGGCAGCACGATCTTGGTGAGCAGCTGCCAGGTGTTGGCGCCGTCGACCCTGGCCGCGTCGAAGAGCTCCTTGGGCAGTGCGTCGAAGAACTGCTTGGCGAGCAGCACGGTGAAGGCGTTGGTTCCGGCCGGCAGCCAGATCGCCCAGTAGGTGTCGCCGAGGTTGAGGTGCAGGAAGGGCACGTCGATGACGGTCATGAAGAGGCTGACCATGTTCACCGAGTACGGCACGAACATCGTGGCCAGGATCGCCCCGTAGATCACCTTCCCGAACTTCGGCCGCAGCACGGACAGGGCGAAGCCCGCCGTCGCGGAGATGAAGAGCTGCACGAACCACGATCCGCCGACCACCAGGAAGGTGTTCATGAGGTAGTGGCCGATGCTCAGATCGGTGTACGCCGTCGAGAAGTTGCCCAGGAGCGGGCGGTCCGGCCACAGGGCCAGGGGGTGGTTGCTCAGCTCGGTGGGCGGGGTGACCGCGCCCTTGACCATCCAGTACAGCGGTCCGATGCCGATGAGCAGCAGCAGGACCAGGGTGAGCCCCTGGATGGAGCGCACGGCTGCCCGTACGCCGGGCCGCTGGCGGTCGTTGGTGGAGACGAAGGTGGTCAGCGAGGTCATGACTTGCTCCAGCTGCGGGTGGCCCGCAGATAGACCGCGGAGAGCAGGGCGAGGGTGAGCACCATCAGGAAGGAGAGGGCGGCGGCCTGGCCGTACTGGCCGTCCTGGAAGGCGTAACGGAAGATCAGCAGCAGCACGGTGAGGGTCGAGTTCTCCGGGCCGCCGCCGGTGAAGACGTACGGCTCGGTGAAGACCTGCACGGTGGAGAGGAGCTGCACCAGGAGCAACAGGCCGATGACCGACCGCAGTTGGGGCAGCATGATGTGCCAGATGCGCCGCCAGATCCCGGCGCCGTCGACCTCGGCCGCCTCGTACAGCTCGCCCGGGATGGAGACCATCGCGGCGAGGTAGATCAGTACGGCGCCGCCCATGCCGGCCCAGGTGGACTCCAGG
The sequence above is drawn from the Streptomyces sp. NBC_01465 genome and encodes:
- a CDS encoding carbohydrate ABC transporter permease, with product MTSLTTFVSTNDRQRPGVRAAVRSIQGLTLVLLLLIGIGPLYWMVKGAVTPPTELSNHPLALWPDRPLLGNFSTAYTDLSIGHYLMNTFLVVGGSWFVQLFISATAGFALSVLRPKFGKVIYGAILATMFVPYSVNMVSLFMTVIDVPFLHLNLGDTYWAIWLPAGTNAFTVLLAKQFFDALPKELFDAARVDGANTWQLLTKIVLPMSRPVLAVISLLAVMHSWKDFIWPLVAITDPEKQPISVALAQLATQAPQDQLIAAMVLAVAPPVLVFVVCQKYIVAGLGFTGVKG